The Hypomesus transpacificus isolate Combined female chromosome 2, fHypTra1, whole genome shotgun sequence genome window below encodes:
- the pals2a gene encoding MAGUK p55 subfamily member 6a isoform X1: MMVVNAKSGSAMQQVLDNLRDLSPTTGAKDIDLIFLRGIMESPIVRSLAKAHERLEDVKLEAVRDNNLQLVTEILDSMSGLTGCDTGAAELAKILQEPHFQSLLEAHDKVAAKCYEMPRKEVNNEATVTSMIIPVDAVRMIGIQKKAGEPLGVTFRVERGELVIARILHGTMIDRQGMLHAGDIIREVNGREVGSNPKELQELLKHSSGSITLKILPSYRDTPAPPQVYLKPHFNYNPATDSLIPCKEAGLAFARGEILHIVNKEDPNWWQARNLAVGATGLIPSQFLEEKRKAFVRRDWESSGILCGTLTGKRKKKKMMYLTAKNAEFDRHELQTYEEVTKMPPFQRKTLVLIGAQGVGRRSLKNRLTVINPLRYGTTVPFTSRLPREEERNGQSYCFVTRSEMEADIKDSQYLEHGEYDGNLYGTRIDSIHEVVDTGRTCILDVNPQALKVLKTAEFMPYVVFIAAPELDTLRDMHKAVVDAGLTTKLLTETDLKKTVDESSRIRRAYSHYFDMTIINDNLDKAFEKLQEAVEQLSLMPQWVPVSWVY, from the exons ATGATGGTGGTCAATGCCAAGTCAGGCTCAG CCATGCAGCAGGTGCTGGATAACCTGAGGGACCTGTCCCCCACCACGGGTGCCAAAGACATCGACCTCATCTTCCTCAGAGGCATCATGGAGAGCCCCATTGTCCGCTCCCTCGCCAAG gCCCATGAGCGTCTGGAGGATGTGAAGCTGGAGGCAGTGAGGGACAATAACCTTCAGCTGGTGACTGAGATCCTGGACTCGATGAGCGGGTTGACGGGGTGTGACACAGGTGCGGCCGAACTTGCCAAAATCCTCCAGGAACCTCACTTCCAG TCTTTGCTCGAGGCCCATGACAAGGTGGCCGCTAAGTGCTATGAGATGCCACGCAAGGAAGTTAACAACGAGGCCACGGTGACCAGCATGATCATACCAGTTGACGCTGTCAGGATGATTGGGATCCAGAAGAAGGCAGGGGAGCCCCTG GGCGTGACGTTCCGGGTGGAGCGGGGTGAACTGGTCATCGCGCGGATCCTCCACGGCACCATGATCGACCGGCAGGGAATGCTGCACGCCGGCGACATCATCCGCGAGGTGAACGGGCGCGAGGTGGGCAGCAACCCCaaggagctgcaggagctgctgaAGCACAGCAGTGGCAGCATCACCCTCAAGATCCTGCCGAGTTATAGAGACACGCCAGCGCCCccgcag GTTTATCTGAAGCCGCATTTCAACTACAACCCAGCCACGGACAGCCTGATCCCTTGCAAGGAGGCCGGCCTGGCGTTTGCCAGAGGAGAGATCCTCCACATTGTCAACAAGGAGGACCCCAATTGGTGGCAG gcACGCAACCTTGCAGTAGGAGCCACAGGACTGATCCCCAGCCAGTTcctggaagagaagaggaaagcgTTTGTGCGGCGAGACTGGGAAAGCTCAG GGATTCTCTGCGGGACACTTActggaaagaggaagaaaaagaaaatgatgtACCTGACGGCAAAGAATGCAG AGTTTGACCGGCACGAGCTGCAGACCTACGAGGAGGTGACCAAGATGCCGCCCTTCCAGAGGAAGACGCTGGTTCTGATCGGAGCACAGGGGGTCGGTCGGCGGAGCCTGAAGAACAGGCTGACCGTGATCAACCCCCTACGCTACGGCACCACCGTCCCCT TCACGTCACGTCTGCCccgcgaggaggagaggaacggcCAGTCGTACTGCTTTGTGACCCGGTCAGAGATGGAGGCAGACATCAAGGACAGCCAGTACCTGGAGCACGGAGAGTACGACGGGAACCTGTACGGCACCAGGATCGACTCCATCCATGAGGTGGTGGACACCGGCCGCACCTGCATCCTCGACGtcaacccccag GCTCTGAAAGTGTTAAAAACAGCTGAATTCATGCCATATGTGGTGTTCATTGCTGCCCCAGAGCTAGACACACTGCGAGATATGCACAAGGCTGTGGTGGACGCAGGACTGACCACCAAACTGCTTACG GAGACGGATCTGAAGAAGACGGTGGACGAGAGCTCCAGGATCCGGCGGGCCTACAGCCACTACTTTGACATGACCATCATCAACGACAACCTGGACAAGGCCTTCGAGAAGCTGCAAGAGGCCGTGGAACAGCTGTCTCTGATGCCCCAGTGGGTCCCCGTCAGTTGGGTCTACTGA
- the pals2a gene encoding MAGUK p55 subfamily member 6a isoform X2: MQQVLDNLRDLSPTTGAKDIDLIFLRGIMESPIVRSLAKAHERLEDVKLEAVRDNNLQLVTEILDSMSGLTGCDTGAAELAKILQEPHFQSLLEAHDKVAAKCYEMPRKEVNNEATVTSMIIPVDAVRMIGIQKKAGEPLGVTFRVERGELVIARILHGTMIDRQGMLHAGDIIREVNGREVGSNPKELQELLKHSSGSITLKILPSYRDTPAPPQVYLKPHFNYNPATDSLIPCKEAGLAFARGEILHIVNKEDPNWWQARNLAVGATGLIPSQFLEEKRKAFVRRDWESSGILCGTLTGKRKKKKMMYLTAKNAEFDRHELQTYEEVTKMPPFQRKTLVLIGAQGVGRRSLKNRLTVINPLRYGTTVPFTSRLPREEERNGQSYCFVTRSEMEADIKDSQYLEHGEYDGNLYGTRIDSIHEVVDTGRTCILDVNPQALKVLKTAEFMPYVVFIAAPELDTLRDMHKAVVDAGLTTKLLTETDLKKTVDESSRIRRAYSHYFDMTIINDNLDKAFEKLQEAVEQLSLMPQWVPVSWVY, translated from the exons ATGCAGCAGGTGCTGGATAACCTGAGGGACCTGTCCCCCACCACGGGTGCCAAAGACATCGACCTCATCTTCCTCAGAGGCATCATGGAGAGCCCCATTGTCCGCTCCCTCGCCAAG gCCCATGAGCGTCTGGAGGATGTGAAGCTGGAGGCAGTGAGGGACAATAACCTTCAGCTGGTGACTGAGATCCTGGACTCGATGAGCGGGTTGACGGGGTGTGACACAGGTGCGGCCGAACTTGCCAAAATCCTCCAGGAACCTCACTTCCAG TCTTTGCTCGAGGCCCATGACAAGGTGGCCGCTAAGTGCTATGAGATGCCACGCAAGGAAGTTAACAACGAGGCCACGGTGACCAGCATGATCATACCAGTTGACGCTGTCAGGATGATTGGGATCCAGAAGAAGGCAGGGGAGCCCCTG GGCGTGACGTTCCGGGTGGAGCGGGGTGAACTGGTCATCGCGCGGATCCTCCACGGCACCATGATCGACCGGCAGGGAATGCTGCACGCCGGCGACATCATCCGCGAGGTGAACGGGCGCGAGGTGGGCAGCAACCCCaaggagctgcaggagctgctgaAGCACAGCAGTGGCAGCATCACCCTCAAGATCCTGCCGAGTTATAGAGACACGCCAGCGCCCccgcag GTTTATCTGAAGCCGCATTTCAACTACAACCCAGCCACGGACAGCCTGATCCCTTGCAAGGAGGCCGGCCTGGCGTTTGCCAGAGGAGAGATCCTCCACATTGTCAACAAGGAGGACCCCAATTGGTGGCAG gcACGCAACCTTGCAGTAGGAGCCACAGGACTGATCCCCAGCCAGTTcctggaagagaagaggaaagcgTTTGTGCGGCGAGACTGGGAAAGCTCAG GGATTCTCTGCGGGACACTTActggaaagaggaagaaaaagaaaatgatgtACCTGACGGCAAAGAATGCAG AGTTTGACCGGCACGAGCTGCAGACCTACGAGGAGGTGACCAAGATGCCGCCCTTCCAGAGGAAGACGCTGGTTCTGATCGGAGCACAGGGGGTCGGTCGGCGGAGCCTGAAGAACAGGCTGACCGTGATCAACCCCCTACGCTACGGCACCACCGTCCCCT TCACGTCACGTCTGCCccgcgaggaggagaggaacggcCAGTCGTACTGCTTTGTGACCCGGTCAGAGATGGAGGCAGACATCAAGGACAGCCAGTACCTGGAGCACGGAGAGTACGACGGGAACCTGTACGGCACCAGGATCGACTCCATCCATGAGGTGGTGGACACCGGCCGCACCTGCATCCTCGACGtcaacccccag GCTCTGAAAGTGTTAAAAACAGCTGAATTCATGCCATATGTGGTGTTCATTGCTGCCCCAGAGCTAGACACACTGCGAGATATGCACAAGGCTGTGGTGGACGCAGGACTGACCACCAAACTGCTTACG GAGACGGATCTGAAGAAGACGGTGGACGAGAGCTCCAGGATCCGGCGGGCCTACAGCCACTACTTTGACATGACCATCATCAACGACAACCTGGACAAGGCCTTCGAGAAGCTGCAAGAGGCCGTGGAACAGCTGTCTCTGATGCCCCAGTGGGTCCCCGTCAGTTGGGTCTACTGA